Proteins from a single region of Sphingomonas sp.:
- a CDS encoding carboxypeptidase regulatory-like domain-containing protein, which produces MAALIVPAAASAQETTSIIRGSVISSAGEAVAGATVTITNVPTGTVVTTTTDAGGRFSASGLAVGGPFTVAVESGAGNAQITDIFTVQGQAFEVPVVLAEAGGDEIVVTARALAGAGITVRGPTTTLTQRDISKVASINRDVRDLERRDPFATLDLSNSRAVSFAGVNPRFNRFTINGVQVGDSFGLNADANPTGRGPIPFDAIGQFSVSVAPFDIQQGNFSGGSINTVMRSGTNEFQGTGFYSLSTDDLQGKRIGNNTFSPPSYKSKTYGAELSGPIFKDKLFFMVAAERNTDPRPLAVSSPTQIPGYNAANVASVVAAAKTARYGNYDPGDFVSINNQKDEKIVGKIDWNVMDGQRLSLSYINAYESSTIANGTSTSTSTPQISLASNYYQRSVLLRAGIAQLNSDWSDRLSTEARVLYRFTRVGQDSLMGTGYPQMRVCTDAVSVGSATGCTSGVPVVGFGPDNSRQSNQLFFDTWGGSFLTRYSAGAHEFKLNVEYTENRTYNLFLQNSAGSYYFDSIADFQAGTASGYNLQVPVNGDIQSAAANFHYGQWTFGFQDDWQVTDRLAVTIGARYDLFGMRDTPLANAAFLGRYGFSNTKTYKGLDNFQPRMSFSWKANDWFRLRGGVGVFGGGSPDIYLSNSFSNTGVAANALNSSTSNYGVIRSGPGSPTCTGSTSSICSVLNNVTAPALPGAAVNYLTTNTASLAAAPTNSMAQNFHLPSVMKATLSADATLFGVNVGADFLYTDTLHAPAFTDIRERVVSTLPDGRPRYAGLVTANDTNSDFVVYDTNKGRSYIGVLRARKDFDFGLSLHGSYTWQDVKDFSPATSSTASSLYGNQTASDPNVAAYGTSSDQTKWAFKYGVGFDHAFFGDYRTVFQLFGETRAGRPYSYTMIDNNTGRSPVFGTFGNNNRYLLYVPAGTTDAKVSYDSTATQTALEGLIGRTKLADYRGQIAPKNIARSRAFTRIDLHLEQEIPTFVGKSRFTVFGDIENLPNLLNSNWGGLRQLGFPQTASVIQVQCLSAATATGTAPAAGVVNTAPTQTCAQYRYSSFRDPNQASVNTSNSLYLIRVGVRFSF; this is translated from the coding sequence GTGGCTGCGCTTATCGTTCCGGCGGCCGCCAGCGCGCAGGAAACCACTTCGATCATCCGCGGCTCGGTGATTTCCAGTGCTGGTGAGGCCGTTGCGGGCGCGACCGTCACGATCACCAATGTTCCCACCGGCACCGTCGTGACGACGACCACCGATGCCGGCGGTCGCTTCTCGGCGTCGGGCCTCGCGGTGGGCGGTCCGTTCACCGTTGCGGTCGAGAGCGGCGCGGGCAATGCTCAGATCACCGACATCTTCACCGTTCAGGGCCAGGCCTTCGAAGTCCCGGTCGTGCTCGCCGAAGCCGGCGGCGACGAGATCGTCGTCACGGCGCGCGCCCTTGCGGGCGCGGGCATCACCGTTCGTGGTCCGACCACCACGCTTACCCAGCGCGACATCAGCAAGGTCGCTTCGATCAACCGCGACGTGCGTGATCTCGAGCGCCGCGATCCGTTCGCGACCCTCGATCTTTCGAACAGCCGCGCGGTTTCGTTCGCCGGCGTCAATCCGCGCTTCAACCGCTTCACGATCAACGGCGTCCAGGTCGGCGACAGCTTCGGCCTGAACGCCGACGCGAACCCCACCGGCCGCGGTCCGATCCCGTTCGACGCGATCGGCCAGTTCTCGGTCTCGGTCGCGCCGTTCGACATCCAGCAGGGCAACTTCTCCGGCGGTTCGATCAACACCGTGATGCGCTCGGGTACCAACGAGTTCCAGGGTACCGGTTTCTATTCGCTCAGCACCGACGACCTGCAAGGCAAGCGGATCGGCAACAACACCTTCAGCCCGCCCAGCTACAAGTCGAAGACCTATGGCGCCGAGCTCTCGGGCCCGATCTTCAAGGACAAGCTGTTCTTCATGGTCGCCGCGGAGCGCAACACCGATCCGCGTCCGCTCGCGGTCTCGTCGCCCACGCAGATTCCGGGCTATAACGCCGCCAACGTGGCGTCGGTGGTCGCCGCGGCCAAGACCGCGCGCTACGGCAATTACGATCCCGGCGATTTCGTCTCGATCAACAACCAGAAGGACGAGAAGATCGTCGGCAAGATCGATTGGAACGTCATGGACGGCCAGCGCCTGTCGCTGTCCTACATCAATGCCTACGAATCGAGCACCATCGCCAACGGCACGAGCACCAGCACCTCGACGCCGCAGATTTCGCTGGCATCGAACTATTATCAGCGCTCGGTCCTGCTGCGCGCCGGCATCGCCCAGCTCAATTCGGACTGGAGCGACCGTCTGTCGACCGAAGCGCGCGTGCTCTATCGGTTCACGCGCGTCGGCCAGGATTCGCTGATGGGCACCGGCTATCCGCAGATGCGCGTGTGCACCGATGCGGTCAGCGTCGGTTCGGCGACGGGCTGCACCTCGGGCGTTCCGGTCGTCGGCTTCGGCCCGGACAACAGCCGTCAGTCCAACCAGCTGTTCTTCGATACCTGGGGCGGCTCGTTCCTGACCCGCTATTCGGCGGGCGCCCATGAGTTCAAGCTCAACGTCGAATATACCGAGAACCGCACCTACAACCTGTTCCTCCAGAACAGCGCCGGCAGCTATTATTTCGACTCGATCGCCGATTTCCAGGCGGGCACGGCGAGCGGCTACAACCTGCAGGTTCCGGTCAACGGCGACATCCAGAGCGCTGCCGCGAACTTCCATTATGGCCAGTGGACCTTCGGCTTCCAGGACGACTGGCAGGTCACCGATCGTCTCGCCGTCACCATCGGCGCGCGTTATGACCTGTTCGGCATGCGCGATACGCCGCTCGCGAACGCAGCCTTCCTGGGCCGCTACGGCTTCTCCAACACCAAGACCTACAAGGGCCTCGACAATTTCCAGCCGCGGATGAGCTTCAGCTGGAAGGCCAATGACTGGTTCCGTCTGCGCGGCGGCGTCGGCGTGTTCGGCGGCGGCTCGCCCGACATCTATCTGTCGAACAGCTTCTCGAACACCGGCGTGGCGGCGAATGCGCTCAACTCATCGACCAGCAACTACGGCGTGATCCGTTCGGGCCCGGGTTCGCCCACCTGCACCGGCAGCACCTCGTCGATCTGTTCGGTGCTGAACAACGTGACCGCGCCCGCCCTGCCTGGCGCCGCGGTGAACTACCTCACCACCAACACCGCGTCGCTGGCTGCGGCGCCGACCAACTCGATGGCGCAGAATTTCCACCTGCCGTCGGTGATGAAGGCGACGCTGTCGGCGGACGCGACGCTGTTCGGCGTCAATGTCGGTGCCGACTTCCTCTATACTGACACGCTGCATGCACCGGCGTTCACCGACATTCGCGAACGCGTCGTCAGCACGCTGCCCGATGGCCGCCCGCGCTATGCCGGCCTGGTCACCGCCAACGACACCAACAGCGACTTCGTGGTCTATGATACGAACAAGGGCCGCAGCTATATCGGTGTCCTCCGTGCGCGGAAGGATTTCGATTTCGGCCTGTCGCTGCACGGCAGCTACACCTGGCAGGACGTCAAGGATTTCAGCCCTGCAACGTCGTCGACGGCCAGCTCGCTCTACGGCAATCAGACCGCGAGCGATCCGAACGTCGCGGCATACGGCACCTCGAGCGACCAGACCAAGTGGGCGTTCAAGTACGGCGTCGGGTTCGATCATGCCTTCTTCGGCGACTATCGCACCGTGTTCCAGCTGTTCGGCGAAACCCGCGCGGGCCGTCCGTACAGCTACACGATGATCGACAACAATACCGGCCGCTCGCCGGTGTTCGGCACCTTCGGCAACAACAACCGCTATCTGCTGTACGTGCCTGCCGGCACCACGGATGCGAAGGTCAGCTACGATTCGACCGCGACCCAGACGGCGCTCGAAGGCCTGATCGGCCGGACCAAGCTGGCCGATTATCGCGGCCAGATCGCACCGAAGAACATCGCCCGCAGCCGCGCCTTCACGCGAATCGACTTGCACCTCGAGCAGGAAATTCCGACCTTCGTCGGCAAGTCGCGGTTCACGGTGTTCGGCGATATCGAGAACCTGCCGAACCTGCTCAACAGCAATTGGGGCGGACTGCGTCAGCTCGGCTTCCCGCAGACCGCGTCGGTGATCCAGGTGCAGTGCCTGAGCGCCGCGACGGCAACCGGCACCGCGCCGGCTGCGGGTGTGGTGAATACTGCTCCAACCCAGACCTGCGCCCAGTACCGCTATTCGTCGTTCCGTGACCCGAACCAGGCTTCGGTGAACACGTCGAACTCGCTGTATCTGATCCGCGTGGGTGTTCGTTTCAGCTTCTAA
- a CDS encoding MBL fold metallo-hydrolase → MRFVRAGAAILLWTVVALCLAATVIPHFLDRIYYRGAVSGHFDGAHFFNPDGDDDRLKVTGPGSRVRFIWKQVFGDSERPVWPGKVAVTRAKPPARIEDGRMLVTWVGHATLLVQADGVNILTDPVWSTHAGPFGFGPKRVAEPGIAFDDLPRIDIVLISHNHYDHMDLATLKRLWRRDRPLIVTSLGNDAILRGAGIPGTALDWRGSTGIGKCPPAFADCPARVTVTATRSHHWDSRWFTDRNRALWSSFVVKLPSGNFFFAGDTGYGDGQWPAEAAALGPIRLAAIPIGAFRFEAGQMVSGSHIGPREAIRVWDGLGRPFAVPIHWGTFRLSWEGRETPPEMLKAMLGCAHVDPTRFAATRIGETVEVPALGAAPPPPDLKALTACETAGRFAALR, encoded by the coding sequence ATGCGTTTCGTTCGGGCCGGTGCGGCCATCCTGTTATGGACTGTGGTCGCTCTGTGCCTTGCCGCGACGGTGATCCCGCATTTCCTCGACCGCATTTATTATCGCGGGGCGGTGAGCGGCCATTTCGACGGCGCCCATTTCTTCAATCCCGATGGCGATGACGACCGGCTCAAGGTAACCGGCCCCGGCAGCCGCGTGCGCTTCATCTGGAAGCAGGTGTTTGGCGATTCCGAGCGCCCGGTCTGGCCGGGGAAGGTGGCGGTCACGCGCGCCAAGCCGCCGGCGCGGATCGAGGACGGGCGGATGCTGGTCACCTGGGTGGGCCATGCGACGCTGCTGGTGCAGGCGGACGGGGTGAACATCCTGACCGATCCGGTTTGGAGCACGCATGCCGGACCGTTCGGGTTCGGGCCGAAGCGGGTGGCCGAGCCGGGGATCGCTTTCGACGATCTGCCGAGGATCGACATCGTCCTGATCAGCCACAACCATTACGACCATATGGACCTGGCGACACTCAAGCGGCTTTGGCGGCGCGATCGTCCGCTGATCGTCACCTCGCTCGGCAACGATGCGATCCTGCGCGGCGCGGGCATTCCGGGCACCGCGCTGGACTGGCGCGGATCGACCGGGATCGGCAAATGCCCGCCGGCGTTCGCGGATTGCCCGGCCCGGGTGACGGTCACCGCCACGCGCAGCCATCATTGGGACAGCCGCTGGTTCACCGACCGCAATCGCGCTTTGTGGTCGAGCTTCGTGGTAAAGCTGCCGAGCGGCAACTTCTTCTTCGCGGGCGACACCGGCTATGGCGACGGCCAATGGCCCGCGGAAGCAGCCGCCCTCGGGCCGATCCGGCTGGCGGCGATCCCGATCGGCGCGTTCCGCTTCGAGGCGGGGCAGATGGTCAGCGGCAGCCATATCGGGCCGCGCGAGGCGATACGGGTGTGGGACGGGCTGGGCCGTCCGTTCGCCGTCCCGATCCATTGGGGCACCTTCCGCCTGTCCTGGGAAGGGCGCGAGACGCCGCCGGAGATGCTGAAGGCGATGCTCGGCTGCGCGCATGTCGACCCCACGCGCTTCGCCGCGACCCGGATCGGCGAGACCGTCGAGGTCCCGGCATTGGGCGCCGCGCCGCCGCCGCCCGATCTCAAGGCGCTCACCGCGTGCGAGACCGCGGGGCGCTTCGCGGCTTTGCGCTGA
- a CDS encoding isoaspartyl peptidase/L-asparaginase has product MRLLPFVIAALLTPLAAQAQNQAAQKPRWTLVIHGGAGTIERDRITPEQEAGVRAGLEAALAAGSKVLDAGGDALDAVQAAVQVLEDDPHFNAGRGAVFTWDGRNELDAAIMDGRTRAAGAVAGVTTTRHPVAAARAVMEKSQHVMLSGAGADEFARSQGLEQVPNSWFATPTRREQLDKLKASEKLGWYDVDRKYGTVGAVAMDANGHVAAATSTGGLTGKRWGRIGDAPIIGAGTYADDRACAVSATGAGEYFIREGVAHEICARVRFKDDSLKAAADTVMAETLALGGAGGVIVTGPSGEMAWSFNTPGMYRGRASSNGERIVAFYGDDK; this is encoded by the coding sequence ATGCGACTCTTGCCCTTTGTGATCGCGGCGCTGCTGACGCCGCTCGCGGCGCAGGCCCAGAATCAGGCAGCGCAAAAGCCGCGCTGGACGCTGGTGATCCATGGCGGCGCCGGAACCATCGAGAGGGACAGGATCACGCCCGAGCAGGAAGCCGGGGTGCGTGCCGGGCTGGAAGCGGCGCTGGCGGCGGGATCGAAGGTGCTCGACGCCGGCGGCGACGCGCTCGATGCCGTCCAGGCCGCGGTGCAGGTGCTGGAGGACGATCCCCATTTCAATGCCGGGCGCGGCGCGGTGTTCACTTGGGACGGGCGCAACGAGCTCGATGCGGCGATCATGGACGGGCGTACCCGCGCCGCCGGAGCGGTGGCGGGCGTGACGACGACGCGGCATCCGGTGGCAGCCGCGCGCGCGGTGATGGAGAAAAGCCAGCATGTGATGCTCTCCGGCGCCGGGGCGGACGAATTCGCGCGCAGCCAGGGGCTGGAGCAGGTGCCCAACAGCTGGTTCGCGACGCCGACGCGGCGCGAGCAGCTCGACAAATTGAAGGCCAGCGAAAAGCTCGGCTGGTACGATGTCGATCGCAAATACGGCACGGTCGGCGCGGTGGCGATGGACGCCAATGGGCATGTGGCGGCCGCGACCTCGACCGGCGGGCTGACCGGCAAGCGCTGGGGCCGGATCGGCGACGCCCCGATCATCGGCGCCGGCACCTATGCCGACGATCGCGCCTGCGCGGTCTCGGCGACGGGCGCGGGCGAGTATTTCATCCGCGAGGGCGTGGCGCACGAGATCTGCGCGCGGGTGCGCTTCAAGGACGATAGCCTGAAGGCCGCCGCCGACACGGTGATGGCCGAGACCCTGGCACTCGGCGGCGCGGGCGGCGTGATCGTGACCGGCCCGAGTGGCGAGATGGCCTGGAGCTTCAACACCCCCGGCATGTATCGCGGACGCGCATCGTCGAACGGCGAGCGCATCGTGGCTTTCTATGGAGACGACAAGTGA
- a CDS encoding alpha/beta fold hydrolase: MKLLALAVTAVLTMAPANPVEPVEVTVPGPAGPLAGTLIDPGGKAPAILILPGSGPTDRDGNNPLGVAAAPYRLLADALAERGIATLRADKRGMFASKAAIPDANAVKIADYAADAHAWVDMLRQRSGRACVWLLGHSEGGLVALKAAQRPEGICGVILVSAPGRPLATVMREQLRANPANAPLLDAAMAALDALEAGRRVDTATLPPLAGLFAAPVQGFLIDVFAQHPAELAASLHVPVLMVHGDRDIQVSLADAQALAAAARGSTLKILPGVNHVLKSVASDDRAANIATYGNPSLPLAPGVADAIAGFVSARR, encoded by the coding sequence ATGAAGCTTCTCGCGCTGGCCGTCACTGCGGTGCTGACGATGGCGCCGGCGAACCCGGTCGAGCCGGTCGAAGTCACCGTGCCCGGCCCCGCCGGGCCGCTGGCGGGCACGCTGATCGATCCCGGCGGAAAGGCGCCCGCGATCCTGATCCTGCCCGGCTCGGGGCCGACCGACCGCGACGGCAACAATCCGCTCGGCGTGGCCGCCGCGCCCTATCGCCTGCTCGCCGATGCGCTGGCCGAGCGCGGCATCGCCACGCTGCGCGCCGACAAGCGCGGCATGTTCGCGAGCAAGGCGGCGATCCCCGATGCCAATGCGGTGAAGATCGCCGATTACGCCGCCGATGCGCATGCGTGGGTCGATATGCTCCGCCAGCGCTCCGGCCGCGCCTGTGTCTGGCTGCTCGGCCATAGCGAGGGCGGGCTCGTCGCGCTCAAGGCGGCGCAGCGCCCCGAGGGCATCTGCGGCGTCATCCTCGTCTCCGCGCCCGGCCGCCCGCTCGCCACGGTGATGCGCGAACAGCTTCGCGCCAACCCCGCCAATGCTCCGCTACTCGACGCCGCGATGGCTGCGCTCGATGCGCTAGAGGCCGGGCGCCGGGTCGATACCGCGACGCTGCCGCCGCTGGCCGGGCTGTTCGCGGCGCCGGTGCAGGGCTTCCTGATCGATGTCTTCGCGCAGCATCCCGCCGAACTCGCCGCCAGCCTGCACGTGCCGGTGCTGATGGTGCACGGCGACCGCGACATCCAGGTGTCGCTCGCCGATGCACAGGCGCTCGCTGCCGCCGCCAGGGGATCGACGCTCAAGATATTGCCCGGCGTCAACCACGTCCTGAAGTCGGTCGCGAGCGACGATCGTGCGGCGAATATCGCCACCTATGGCAATCCGTCGCTCCCGCTCGCGCCGGGCGTGGCCGACGCCATTGCCGGCTTCGTAAGTGCGCGGCGTTAG
- a CDS encoding HD domain-containing protein: MEDSGERAKFTAMAEGTQEDWGIIGGQFMGYANGLADRVLAHLKLLDGDFGGFPIDRLQHSLQTATRAHRDGRGEDYVVMALLHDIGDTLGSYNHPDIAAAILKPFVSEELHWICEKHGAFQGYYFFHFLGLDRDAREAFRGHRHFEACAEFCEKYDQAAFDPAYRSEPLEFFEPMVRRIFARPLNSIYAKAAEAA; encoded by the coding sequence ATGGAAGATAGCGGCGAGCGCGCGAAATTCACGGCGATGGCCGAGGGCACGCAGGAGGACTGGGGCATCATCGGCGGCCAGTTCATGGGCTATGCCAACGGGCTGGCGGACCGGGTGCTGGCGCATCTGAAGCTGCTCGACGGCGATTTCGGCGGCTTTCCGATCGACCGGCTGCAGCACTCGCTGCAGACCGCGACGCGCGCGCACCGCGACGGGCGGGGGGAAGATTATGTCGTGATGGCGCTGCTTCACGACATCGGCGACACGCTGGGCAGCTACAACCATCCCGATATCGCCGCGGCGATCCTCAAGCCGTTCGTCAGCGAGGAACTGCACTGGATTTGCGAGAAGCACGGCGCCTTCCAGGGCTATTATTTCTTCCATTTTCTCGGGCTCGACCGCGACGCGCGCGAAGCGTTTCGCGGCCACCGGCATTTCGAGGCATGCGCGGAGTTCTGCGAGAAATATGATCAGGCGGCGTTCGATCCGGCCTATCGGAGCGAACCGCTCGAATTCTTCGAGCCGATGGTGCGCCGCATCTTCGCCCGGCCGCTCAACTCGATCTACGCGAAGGCGGCCGAGGCGGCCTGA
- the ligA gene encoding NAD-dependent DNA ligase LigA, with protein MTAALPDTPETAAAELERLAAEIAHHNRLYHTDDAPEISDAEYDALMRRNAAIEAAFPDLVRPDSPAKLVGAAPAGHLAKVAHARPMFSLDNAFADEGVTDFLGRVRRFLKLRDDEAIALTAEPKIDGLSCSLRYESGALVQALTRGDGRIGEDVTANVRTIADIPQSIAGAPDVFEVRGEVYMAKDDFTDLNARLLAEAEAVGKEARQFANPRNAAAGSLRQKDASVTASRPLRFLAWGWGEVSEEPSGGQFEAMRRIKGWGFPVSDLLVRGDLDEALAQYRRIEKRRADLPFDIDGVVYKLDRLDWQARMGFVGRAPRWAIAHKFPAERAETTLNDIEIQVGRTGKLTPVAKLEPVTVGGVVVRNATLHNADEIARLGVRPGDRVILQRAGDVIPQIVENLTRDIARPVWHFPARCPICDSEAVAEEGEVDIRCTGGLICPAQRLERLKHFVSRGALDIEGLGEKTLVEFLDLGWITEPADIFRLAPHRDELLGREGWKEKSVDNLLEAIEAKRAPDAARLLFGLGIRHIGTVTARDLLKRYATLPALQKLADEIIALRAAMTPALGEEPAKFQARLDKAVAEHIGVENVGAAVGHALADFFHEPHNRTAWDDLLAEVDPPVFLVESRESEVTGFTLVFTGSLESLSRDEAKAQAESLGARVAGSVSAKTDLVIAGPGAGSKLKKAAELGIRVISEGDWAQIVAAAKE; from the coding sequence ATGACCGCCGCGCTGCCCGACACGCCCGAAACCGCCGCCGCCGAGCTCGAACGCCTCGCCGCCGAGATCGCGCACCACAACCGGCTTTATCACACCGACGACGCGCCCGAGATCAGCGATGCCGAATATGACGCGCTGATGCGGCGCAACGCCGCGATCGAGGCGGCCTTTCCCGATCTCGTCCGCCCCGATTCGCCTGCGAAGCTGGTCGGCGCCGCGCCCGCCGGGCACCTCGCCAAGGTCGCGCATGCCCGGCCGATGTTCAGCCTCGACAACGCCTTTGCCGACGAGGGCGTCACCGACTTTCTCGGCCGTGTCCGCCGTTTCCTCAAGCTCCGCGACGACGAAGCGATCGCGCTCACCGCCGAGCCCAAGATCGACGGACTGTCCTGCTCGCTGCGCTATGAGAGTGGCGCGCTGGTCCAGGCGCTGACTCGCGGTGACGGGCGGATCGGCGAGGATGTGACCGCCAATGTCCGCACCATCGCCGATATCCCGCAATCGATCGCCGGCGCCCCCGATGTGTTCGAGGTGCGCGGCGAGGTCTATATGGCCAAGGATGATTTCACCGATCTCAACGCCCGGTTGCTCGCAGAGGCCGAGGCGGTGGGCAAGGAAGCGCGCCAGTTCGCCAATCCGCGCAATGCCGCCGCCGGATCGCTCCGCCAGAAGGACGCGTCGGTCACCGCGTCGCGTCCACTGCGTTTCCTCGCCTGGGGGTGGGGCGAGGTGTCGGAAGAACCCTCGGGCGGGCAGTTCGAAGCGATGCGGCGGATCAAGGGCTGGGGTTTTCCGGTTTCGGATCTGCTGGTGCGCGGCGACCTCGACGAAGCGCTCGCCCAATATCGCCGGATCGAAAAGCGGCGCGCCGATCTGCCCTTCGATATCGACGGCGTCGTCTACAAGCTCGACCGGCTCGACTGGCAGGCGCGGATGGGCTTTGTCGGCCGCGCCCCGCGCTGGGCGATCGCCCATAAATTCCCCGCCGAGCGCGCCGAAACCACGCTTAACGATATCGAGATTCAGGTCGGCCGCACCGGCAAGCTCACCCCTGTCGCCAAGCTCGAGCCGGTCACCGTCGGCGGTGTCGTCGTCCGCAACGCCACGCTCCACAATGCCGATGAGATAGCGCGTCTGGGCGTCCGGCCGGGCGACCGCGTGATCCTCCAGCGCGCCGGCGACGTGATCCCCCAGATCGTCGAGAATCTCACGCGCGATATCGCCCGCCCGGTATGGCACTTCCCCGCGCGCTGCCCGATCTGCGATTCCGAAGCGGTGGCCGAGGAGGGTGAGGTCGATATCCGCTGCACCGGCGGGCTGATCTGCCCCGCTCAGCGGCTCGAACGGCTCAAGCATTTCGTCAGCCGCGGCGCGCTCGATATCGAGGGGCTGGGGGAGAAGACCCTGGTCGAGTTCCTCGATCTCGGCTGGATCACCGAGCCCGCCGACATCTTCCGGCTCGCGCCGCATCGCGACGAACTGCTTGGCAGGGAAGGCTGGAAGGAGAAGTCGGTCGATAATCTGCTCGAAGCGATCGAGGCGAAGCGCGCGCCCGATGCCGCACGGCTGCTCTTCGGCCTCGGCATCCGCCATATCGGCACGGTCACCGCGCGCGACCTGCTCAAGCGCTATGCGACGCTGCCCGCGCTGCAAAAGCTCGCCGACGAGATCATCGCGCTCCGCGCTGCGATGACGCCAGCGCTCGGCGAGGAACCCGCCAAATTCCAGGCCCGGCTCGACAAGGCTGTCGCCGAGCATATCGGCGTCGAGAATGTCGGTGCCGCCGTCGGACACGCGCTCGCCGATTTCTTCCACGAACCGCACAATCGCACGGCGTGGGACGATCTGCTGGCCGAGGTGGATCCGCCGGTCTTCCTTGTCGAATCGCGGGAATCCGAAGTCACCGGCTTCACGCTGGTCTTCACCGGCAGCCTGGAGTCGCTGAGTCGCGACGAAGCCAAGGCGCAGGCCGAATCGCTCGGCGCGCGAGTCGCCGGATCGGTCTCGGCCAAGACCGATCTGGTGATCGCGGGCCCCGGCGCCGGATCGAAGCTCAAAAAGGCCGCCGAACTCGGAATTCGGGTTATTTCTGAAGGGGATTGGGCGCAGATCGTGGCTGCGGCTAAGGAATGA
- a CDS encoding S1/P1 nuclease, whose translation MKRILILLAALIGFASPAHAYWEWGHETVAAIAYRNVTPEVRASIDRLLKNSALLETAGCPAKTIEQASVWADCIKTLGPRFSYAYNWHYQNVNICKPFDIKSNCPDGNCVSAQIDRDVKLLKDHGVPTRERIMALAFLVHFVGDLHQPLHAGDHGDLGGNRAKTSYGFYSTEKLSLHTIWDGHLSERAISTPPSIVRVYSTEEREKLWGGTTEDWSRDSWQVARDVAYGSAFGGDACARNAPARGTLTAETIDKLVEPARQQMVKGGLRLARLLDEALG comes from the coding sequence GTGAAGCGCATCCTTATCCTGCTCGCCGCCCTGATCGGCTTCGCCTCGCCCGCGCATGCCTATTGGGAATGGGGCCATGAGACGGTCGCCGCGATCGCCTATCGCAACGTGACGCCGGAGGTGCGCGCCTCGATCGACCGGCTGCTCAAGAATTCGGCGCTGCTCGAAACCGCGGGTTGCCCGGCCAAGACCATCGAGCAGGCCAGCGTCTGGGCCGATTGCATCAAGACGCTCGGGCCGCGCTTCAGCTACGCCTATAACTGGCACTATCAGAACGTGAACATCTGCAAGCCGTTCGATATCAAATCGAACTGCCCCGACGGCAATTGCGTCTCGGCGCAGATCGACCGCGACGTGAAGCTGCTCAAGGATCACGGCGTGCCGACGCGCGAGCGGATCATGGCGCTGGCCTTCCTCGTCCATTTCGTCGGCGATCTGCATCAGCCGCTCCATGCCGGCGATCATGGCGATCTTGGCGGCAATCGTGCCAAGACCAGCTATGGCTTTTACTCGACGGAAAAGCTCAGCCTCCACACGATCTGGGACGGCCATCTCTCCGAGCGCGCGATCTCGACGCCGCCATCGATCGTGCGGGTCTATTCGACCGAGGAGCGCGAGAAGCTGTGGGGCGGCACCACCGAGGACTGGAGCCGCGACAGCTGGCAGGTGGCGCGCGACGTCGCCTATGGCAGCGCGTTCGGCGGCGACGCCTGCGCGCGCAATGCGCCGGCGCGGGGGACGCTGACGGCCGAGACGATCGACAAACTCGTGGAGCCCGCGCGCCAGCAGATGGTGAAGGGTGGGCTGAGACTCGCGCGCCTGCTCGACGAGGCGCTCGGCTAA